Proteins encoded in a region of the Microbacterium neungamense genome:
- the fbaA gene encoding class II fructose-bisphosphate aldolase, giving the protein MPVATPEQYADMLDRAKAGGFAYPAINVSSSQTINAVLQGLTEAGSDGILQVTTGGADYFAGHTVKARATGALAFARYVHEVAKSYPITVALHTDHCPKDALGGFVEPLIAASEEEVKAGRNPIFQSHMWDGSAVPLDENIEIAKSLLPRMKNINAILEVEIGVVGGEEDGIKHEGSNEALYTTFADVDQAVQALGLGENGRYIAALTFGNVHGVYKPGNVKLRPELLGEIQAQVAEKYGTGPKPLDLVFHGGSGSTDEEIALAVANGVIKMNIDTDTQYAFTRSIAGYMFQNYDGVLKVDGEVGNKKQYDPRAWGKIAESAMAARVVESTKQLGSYGQSQS; this is encoded by the coding sequence ATGCCCGTTGCCACCCCGGAACAGTACGCCGACATGCTCGACCGCGCGAAGGCCGGCGGCTTCGCGTACCCGGCCATCAACGTCTCCAGCTCGCAGACCATCAACGCGGTGCTCCAGGGCCTCACCGAGGCCGGATCGGACGGCATCCTCCAGGTCACCACGGGCGGGGCCGACTACTTCGCCGGCCACACCGTCAAGGCCCGGGCGACCGGCGCCCTCGCCTTCGCCCGCTACGTCCACGAGGTCGCCAAGTCGTACCCGATCACGGTCGCGCTGCACACCGACCACTGCCCGAAGGACGCGCTCGGCGGCTTCGTCGAGCCGCTCATCGCGGCCTCCGAGGAAGAGGTCAAGGCCGGGCGCAACCCGATCTTCCAGTCGCACATGTGGGACGGGTCGGCGGTGCCGCTCGACGAGAACATCGAGATCGCCAAGAGCCTGCTCCCCCGGATGAAGAACATCAACGCGATCCTCGAGGTCGAGATCGGCGTCGTCGGCGGCGAGGAGGACGGCATCAAGCACGAGGGCTCCAACGAGGCCCTCTACACCACCTTCGCCGACGTCGACCAGGCCGTGCAGGCGCTGGGTCTCGGGGAGAACGGCCGCTACATCGCCGCCCTCACCTTCGGCAACGTGCACGGCGTGTACAAGCCCGGCAACGTGAAGCTGCGTCCGGAGCTGTTGGGCGAGATCCAGGCCCAGGTCGCCGAGAAGTACGGCACCGGCCCGAAGCCCCTCGACCTCGTCTTCCACGGCGGCTCCGGCTCCACCGACGAGGAGATCGCGCTGGCGGTCGCCAACGGCGTCATCAAGATGAACATCGATACCGACACGCAGTACGCGTTCACCCGCTCGATCGCCGGTTACATGTTCCAGAACTACGACGGCGTGCTGAAGGTCGACGGCGAGGTCGGCAACAAGAAGCAGTACGACCCGCGCGCCTGGGGCAAGATCGCCGAGTCGGCGATGGCCGCCCGCGTCGTCGAGTCGACCAAGCAGCTCGGCTCGTACGGCCAGTCGCAGAGCTGA
- the glpX gene encoding class II fructose-bisphosphatase — translation MVSLTGDLSPLRPDRNLALELVRATEAAAIRAVPFIGRGDKEAADGAAVDAMRAFLGTVHFQGRVVIGEGEKDNAPMLFNGEVVGTGRGPECDIAVDPIDGTSLTAAGRQNALSVIAVSDRGTMLDASSVFYMDKLVTGPAGVGVVDIRLPIGENIRRLAKALGKPVDEIVVSVLNRPRHEKLIEEIREAGAGTRLMSDGDVAGGINAARHGARTDMCVGIGGSPEGIVTACAIKALGGHIQGRLWPRDDEERQRGIDAGLDVDKVYEADDLVKGNNTIFVATGVTDGQLVAGVRREGGYLYTESVVLRGASGTLRRIASEHLVSKWL, via the coding sequence ATGGTGAGTCTCACAGGCGATCTCAGCCCCCTCCGCCCCGACCGCAACCTCGCACTCGAGCTCGTGCGCGCCACTGAGGCGGCGGCGATCCGCGCGGTGCCGTTCATCGGCCGCGGCGACAAGGAGGCGGCGGACGGCGCGGCCGTGGACGCCATGCGCGCCTTCCTGGGCACCGTGCACTTCCAGGGCCGGGTCGTGATCGGCGAGGGCGAGAAGGACAACGCGCCGATGCTGTTCAACGGCGAGGTGGTCGGCACCGGCCGCGGGCCGGAGTGCGACATCGCGGTGGACCCGATCGACGGCACCTCGCTCACCGCAGCGGGACGCCAGAACGCGCTCTCCGTGATCGCGGTGTCCGACCGCGGCACCATGCTGGACGCGTCCAGCGTCTTCTACATGGACAAGCTGGTCACCGGCCCGGCCGGGGTCGGCGTGGTGGACATCCGCCTGCCCATCGGGGAGAACATCCGGCGCCTCGCCAAGGCGCTCGGCAAGCCGGTGGACGAGATCGTCGTGTCGGTGCTGAACCGTCCCCGTCACGAGAAGCTGATCGAGGAGATCCGCGAGGCCGGGGCGGGCACCCGCCTGATGAGCGACGGCGATGTCGCCGGCGGCATCAACGCGGCCCGGCACGGCGCCCGCACCGACATGTGCGTCGGCATCGGCGGCAGCCCCGAGGGCATCGTCACGGCCTGCGCCATCAAGGCCCTCGGCGGGCACATCCAGGGGCGGCTGTGGCCGCGCGACGACGAGGAGCGCCAGCGCGGCATCGACGCCGGCCTCGACGTCGACAAGGTGTACGAGGCGGACGACCTCGTCAAGGGCAACAACACGATCTTCGTCGCTACCGGCGTCACCGACGGCCAGCTGGTCGCCGGCGTCCGCCGGGAGGGCGGTTACCTCTACACCGAGAGCGTGGTGCTGCGCGGGGCATCCGGCACCCTGCGCCGGATCGCGTCGGAGCACCTCGTCTCCAAGTGGCTCTGA
- a CDS encoding 3'-5' exonuclease, with protein MPLDFTAIDFETANSSPASACAVGMVRVRGGEVVATTGWLIRPPAGHDEFNEWNVRIHGIRPQDVASAPGWSQQLDRLCAFAGADVLVAHNAGFDLNVLRRACEATGTDAPPYRSLCSLALARKTYRLESYRLPKAAEAAGFGAFPHHDALADARACAHIVIDAARRFGANDVDALATAAGVALTEPLLAAAEAAVA; from the coding sequence GTGCCCCTGGATTTCACTGCGATCGACTTCGAGACCGCGAACTCCAGCCCGGCATCCGCCTGCGCGGTCGGCATGGTGCGGGTGCGCGGCGGCGAGGTGGTCGCGACCACCGGGTGGCTCATCCGCCCGCCCGCCGGGCACGACGAGTTCAACGAGTGGAACGTCCGGATCCACGGCATCCGCCCGCAGGACGTCGCGTCCGCACCGGGCTGGTCGCAGCAGCTCGACCGCCTGTGCGCCTTCGCCGGCGCGGACGTCCTGGTCGCGCACAACGCCGGCTTCGACCTGAACGTGCTGCGCCGCGCCTGCGAGGCGACGGGGACGGATGCCCCGCCCTACCGCTCCCTCTGCTCGCTCGCACTGGCCCGCAAGACCTACCGGCTCGAGTCGTACCGGCTGCCGAAGGCGGCCGAGGCGGCCGGGTTCGGCGCCTTCCCCCACCACGACGCGCTCGCGGATGCCCGCGCCTGCGCGCACATCGTCATCGACGCGGCCCGCCGGTTCGGCGCGAACGACGTGGACGCGCTCGCCACCGCGGCGGGCGTCGCGCTCACCGAGCCGCTGCTCGCGGCTGCGGAGGCCGCCGTCGCCTGA
- a CDS encoding class I SAM-dependent methyltransferase → MSSERATSFGAAASSYETGRPEYPADAVAWMLAELPAGSRRIADVGAGTGKLTRALRAVLDDAEVVAIDPDAAMLAVLQDVAPGIPTFLGTAESLPLPDASVDAVVLGQAWHWVEPEAASREIGRVVRPGGTLGLIWNVRDERVDWVRRLTGIMHGSPAEEMIAGDGPTVAAPFAAPESRTWEWRRPITRPRLHDMAGSRSYVITASDAEKQRIRRDMDALFDDLGLRDGQTIELPYLTKAFRARRAG, encoded by the coding sequence ATGAGCAGTGAGCGAGCGACCTCGTTCGGCGCCGCGGCGTCGAGCTACGAAACCGGACGGCCGGAGTACCCCGCCGACGCCGTCGCCTGGATGCTGGCGGAGCTCCCGGCAGGATCACGGCGCATCGCCGACGTCGGCGCGGGCACCGGCAAGCTCACGCGCGCCCTGCGGGCGGTGCTCGACGACGCCGAGGTGGTCGCGATCGATCCGGATGCCGCGATGCTCGCCGTCCTCCAGGATGTGGCGCCGGGGATCCCCACCTTCCTCGGCACGGCGGAGTCGCTGCCGCTGCCGGACGCGTCCGTGGACGCCGTCGTGCTCGGCCAGGCCTGGCACTGGGTGGAGCCGGAGGCCGCATCGCGCGAGATCGGCCGGGTGGTGCGGCCCGGCGGCACCCTCGGACTGATCTGGAACGTGCGCGATGAGCGCGTCGACTGGGTGCGGCGGCTCACCGGCATCATGCACGGCAGCCCGGCCGAGGAGATGATCGCCGGCGACGGGCCCACCGTGGCCGCCCCGTTCGCGGCGCCCGAGTCCCGGACGTGGGAGTGGCGGCGGCCGATCACCCGGCCGCGGCTGCACGACATGGCCGGCTCGCGCAGTTATGTCATCACCGCATCGGATGCCGAGAAGCAGCGCATCCGCCGTGACATGGACGCCCTGTTCGACGACCTCGGACTCCGCGACGGGCAGACGATCGAGCTGCCCTACCTGACGAAGGCGTTCCGCGCGCGGCGCGCCGGCTGA
- the ychF gene encoding redox-regulated ATPase YchF produces the protein MALTIGIVGLPNVGKSTLFNALTKNDVLAANYPFATIEPNVGVVNLPDPRLNTLAEIFGSERIVPATVSFVDIAGIVRGASEGEGLGNQFLANIREADAIAQVVRGFADDDVVHVEGAIDPKGDLETINAELMLADLQTLEKAIVRLEKEVRGKKTDPSVLEAAKAAQDALERGQLLSTSGIDLVPIKELGLLTAKPFIFVFNVDEQVLTDAARKAELAALVAPAQAVFLDAKIESELIDLDPEDAAELLASTGQEESGLDQLARVGFDTLGLQTYLTAGPKEARAWTIGKGWKAPQAAGVIHTDFEKGFIKAEVISFDDLVAAGSVAEARARGKARLEGKDYVMQDGDVVEFRFNV, from the coding sequence GTGGCTCTTACTATCGGGATCGTCGGCCTGCCCAACGTCGGCAAGTCCACCCTCTTCAACGCACTCACCAAGAACGACGTGCTCGCGGCGAACTATCCGTTCGCGACGATCGAGCCCAACGTGGGCGTGGTGAACCTGCCCGACCCGCGGCTGAACACGCTCGCCGAGATCTTCGGCAGCGAGCGCATCGTGCCCGCCACCGTGTCGTTCGTCGACATCGCCGGCATCGTGCGCGGCGCCAGCGAGGGGGAGGGGCTCGGCAACCAGTTCCTCGCCAACATCCGTGAGGCGGATGCCATCGCGCAGGTGGTCCGGGGTTTTGCCGACGACGACGTGGTGCACGTCGAGGGTGCGATCGACCCGAAGGGCGACCTGGAGACGATCAACGCCGAGCTCATGCTCGCCGACCTGCAGACCCTCGAGAAGGCGATCGTGCGCCTCGAGAAGGAGGTGCGCGGCAAGAAGACCGACCCGTCCGTGCTGGAGGCGGCCAAGGCCGCGCAGGACGCGCTCGAGCGCGGGCAGCTGCTGTCCACGAGCGGCATCGATCTGGTGCCGATCAAGGAGCTCGGCCTGCTCACCGCCAAGCCGTTCATCTTCGTGTTCAACGTGGACGAGCAGGTGTTGACGGATGCTGCCCGCAAGGCGGAGCTCGCCGCGCTCGTCGCGCCGGCGCAGGCGGTGTTCCTGGACGCGAAGATCGAGTCGGAGCTGATCGACCTCGACCCGGAGGACGCCGCCGAGCTGCTCGCCTCGACCGGCCAGGAGGAGTCCGGCCTCGACCAGCTCGCCCGCGTCGGCTTCGACACCCTCGGGCTGCAGACCTACCTCACGGCGGGCCCGAAGGAGGCGCGGGCCTGGACGATCGGGAAGGGCTGGAAGGCACCGCAGGCGGCGGGCGTCATCCACACCGACTTCGAGAAGGGCTTCATCAAGGCGGAGGTGATCTCCTTCGACGACCTGGTCGCCGCCGGCTCCGTGGCCGAGGCCCGCGCGCGCGGCAAGGCGCGCCTGGAGGGCAAGGATTACGTGATGCAGGACGGCGACGTGGTGGAGTTCCGGTTCAACGTATAG
- a CDS encoding zinc finger domain-containing protein gives MQIVDTGDFLAVSAAVVDAPTHLAAIAGLGPDPLAPEFSREDLERALGTRRKQIKALLQEQTSLAGIGNAYSDEILHRARLPHTVHAAALDAAARERLFHAVVEVLRGAVADRRGLPPERLKQAKVDAMVVHGRGGQACPVCGTIIVDHAFAGASAQFCPHCQPEPVPG, from the coding sequence ATGCAGATCGTCGACACCGGAGACTTCCTCGCCGTCAGCGCGGCGGTCGTCGACGCCCCCACCCACCTGGCCGCCATCGCAGGTCTCGGGCCCGACCCGCTCGCACCGGAGTTCTCCCGGGAGGATCTCGAGCGCGCGCTCGGCACCCGGCGGAAGCAGATCAAGGCCCTGCTGCAGGAACAGACCTCGCTGGCCGGAATCGGCAACGCCTACTCCGACGAGATCCTGCACCGCGCACGACTGCCGCACACCGTACACGCCGCGGCGCTCGACGCCGCGGCTCGCGAGCGCCTGTTCCACGCCGTGGTCGAAGTGCTGAGGGGCGCCGTCGCGGACCGCCGCGGGCTGCCGCCCGAGCGGCTCAAGCAGGCGAAGGTCGATGCGATGGTCGTGCACGGACGCGGCGGCCAGGCGTGCCCGGTGTGCGGCACGATCATCGTCGATCACGCCTTCGCGGGGGCATCCGCACAATTCTGTCCGCACTGTCAGCCCGAGCCCGTCCCCGGCTGA
- a CDS encoding alpha/beta fold hydrolase translates to MTDTQIFEPDGRAIPFVDEGDGPVKLVLIQEHGLAADVLSVVGHYLAEEAGFHVLRIGHRADAAGVSFEERVADALAVIDHVGLEDTWFGGHGFGGTVARALVAAHPDRANGLLLLGVEGADIELPPHIPVLIIQGTDDTTTPAENAERLRSSAPERASIKTVEGDHLFPMTHPIDTAGIIEEYLDWD, encoded by the coding sequence ATGACCGACACCCAGATCTTCGAGCCCGACGGACGCGCCATCCCCTTCGTAGACGAAGGCGACGGCCCCGTCAAGCTCGTGCTGATCCAGGAGCACGGTCTGGCCGCCGACGTCCTCAGCGTCGTCGGGCACTACCTCGCCGAGGAGGCAGGGTTCCACGTGCTGCGCATCGGTCACCGGGCCGACGCGGCGGGCGTCTCGTTCGAGGAGCGGGTGGCGGATGCCCTCGCGGTCATCGACCACGTCGGCCTCGAGGACACCTGGTTCGGCGGCCACGGGTTCGGCGGGACCGTGGCGCGCGCCCTCGTCGCCGCGCACCCCGACCGCGCGAACGGGCTGCTGCTGCTCGGCGTCGAGGGGGCCGACATCGAGCTGCCCCCGCACATCCCGGTCCTCATCATCCAGGGCACCGACGACACCACGACGCCGGCCGAGAACGCCGAGCGTCTCCGCTCGTCGGCCCCCGAGCGCGCCAGCATCAAGACCGTCGAGGGCGACCACCTGTTCCCGATGACGCACCCCATCGACACCGCGGGCATCATCGAGGAGTACCTCGACTGGGACTGA